A region of Cucumis melo cultivar AY chromosome 2, USDA_Cmelo_AY_1.0, whole genome shotgun sequence DNA encodes the following proteins:
- the LOC103487402 gene encoding uncharacterized protein LOC103487402 — MGKRKRGSDQTHHDPPLHLSGMVPFSNQTDVRSEEDTSLARPIFMKRSRHHYSHQYCRRGSTSQANASTSRENRVRTVLEERPAFKFAAHCNSEFPDRIESIESTFRGPERIRYNSLGKDAISSHLMRMVCGICQKLMRRKLCFLGNTLSSSELPVAAVLVCGHVYHAECLENRSSVEDRSDPPCPLCTKLPPEVDDSKGGEQE, encoded by the exons ATGGGGAAGCGCAAGCGAGGCTCTGATCAGACCCACCACGATCCTCCTCTTCATCTCTCCG GTATGGTTCCTTTTTCCAATCAAACGGATGTTCGGTCGGAAGAG GATACGAGTCTTGCCCGTCCAATATTCATGAAACGTTCACGTCATCACTATAGCCATCAATATTGTCGGCGAGGTTCAACCAGTCAAGCAAATGCATCTACGTCCCGTGAAAATCGAGTCAGAACTGTCCTTGAGGAACGACCCGCTTTCAAATTTGCTGCTCATTGCAACTCAGAGTTTCCAGACCGTATAG AGAGCATTGAGAGCACCTTTAGGGGGCCAGAACGGATAAGGTACAATTCCTTGGGGAAGGATGCTATTTCATCTCATTTAATGAGAATGGTATGTGGGATTTGCCAGAAGCTGATGAGACGAAAGCTTTGCTTTCTAGGGAACACACTTTCTTCTAGTGAACTTCCGGTTGCTGCGGTTTTAGTTTGTGGCCATGTCTATCATGCAGAATGTCTGGAGAACAGGTCAAGTGTGGAAGATAGAAGCGACCCACCTTGTCCATTGTGCACGAAACTGCCTCCTGAAGTCGACGATTCGAAAGGAGGAGAACAAGAATGA
- the LOC103487494 gene encoding uncharacterized transporter C405.03c-like, translating into MAWKYRVGLILLVAVVIIWVTSSEITQGIFTDYEHPFVVTYVGTSMLVAYLAIAFIKEFIGKMVRSHFSNGNSREVADLLPPLLQAIEERTNQRDSNNNIISEVENNDVRCMVNIIQYEDVRNNNNNNNNNGGCECEAKNMEMRILKTVEAKFNTKQIAVLALTIGPIWFVSEYFTYAALARTSVATTAILFSTSSLFTLIFDACLEQQSLTTVRVVAVIVSMAGVVMTTMGKTGARDEASSSSSVHKKHSFIGDGFALLSALTDGLYYVLLKKYAGEEGEKVDMQKFLGYVGLFTLTTLWWLIWPLRAIGIEPKFMIPQSTKVAEVVLTNCFVANFVSDYLWVMGVVWTSPLVAALGASLTIPLAMVGDMILHGRHYSLVYIFGSIQVFLGFIIANFSDWISPKLILRKKFFNRAK; encoded by the exons ATGGCTTGGAAGTACAGAGTAGGGCTAATTCTTCTTGTTGCTGTTGTGATCATATGGGTTACCTCCTCCGAGATCACACAG GGTATTTTTACAGACTACGAGCATCCATTTGTGGTGACGTACGTCGGGACATCGATGTTGGTGGCTTATCTTGCAATTGCCTTCATCAAGGAATTCATAGGGAAGATGGTCAGAAGCCATTTTTCAAATGGAAACTCTAGAGAAGTTGCAGATCTTCTCCCCCCATTGTTGCAAGCTatagaagaaagaacaaatcAACGTGATAGTAACAATAATATAATTTCAGAGGTGGAAAATAATGATGTTCGATGTATGGTGAACATTATTCAATATGAAGATgtgagaaataataataataataacaacaacaatggTGGGTGTGAATGTGAAGCAAAAAATATGGAGATGAGAATATTGAAAACAGTGGAAGCAAAATTTAATACAAAGCAAATTGCTGTGTTGGCTCTCACAATTGGTCCCATTTGGTTTGTTTCTGAG TATTTTACATATGCAGCATTGGCAAGAACAAGTGTAGCAACCACAGCCATATTATTCTCAACATCAAGCCTTTTCACACTCATATTTGACGCTTGCTTGGAACAACAATCTTTAACTACTGTCAGAGTTGTTGCAGTCATCGTTAGCATGGCCGGCGTCGTCATGACTACCATGGGCAAGACTGGGGCTCGAGATGAAGCTTCGTCCTCCTCTTCTGT GCACAAAAAGCACTCGTTTATAGGAGATGGATTTGCTCTACTCTCTGCTCTAACTGACGGACTCTACTATG TGCTTTTGAAGAAGTATGCTGGGGAAGAAGGAGAAAAAGTTGACATGCAGAAATTTTTGGGATATGTTGGGTTATTCACTCTCACTACTCTTTGGTGGCTAA tATGGCCATTGAGAGCCATTGGAATAGAGCCCAAATTTATGATACCTCAATCCACCAAAGTTGCTGAAGTTGTGCTTACCAATTGCTTTGTGGCTAATTTTGTCTCAGATTACCTTTG gGTAATGGGTGTTGTTTGGACAAGTCCACTTGTAGCTGCTTTAGGTGCATCTCTAACTATACCACTTGCCATGGTAGGAGACATGATCCTCCATGGTCGCCATTATTCTTTGGTTTATATTTTTGGATCCATTCAA GTATTTTTAGGATTTATAATTGCTAACTTTTCGGATTGGATATCACCCAAGTTGATATTGAGGAAGAAGTTCTTCAATAGAGCAAAGTAA